One genomic segment of Penaeus monodon isolate SGIC_2016 chromosome 31, NSTDA_Pmon_1, whole genome shotgun sequence includes these proteins:
- the LOC119593010 gene encoding protein scarlet-like codes for MSDTWSDLGVDDIRRRRHSLPTEEFRVAGNPNPLGIPFYRNLPVMGMEQEERASLLGSQQYVYQSSGSDTYSGDFFDEEEAGDSSGLVKQSGLGYGTWRAPDEGITLTWRDLSVYVPQKRNWFRSDAGHRPFKRVLNNVSGAVRPGSLVALMGSSGAGKSTLMNALAHRTPGGVIVDGEILVNSRRASRAMASLAGYVHQDDLFVGSLTVKEHLMFMARLRMDRRRTQKQRMARVLELMKELGLLKTQNTRIGTPGQDKSLSGGERKRLAFATEILTDPPLLFCDEPTTGLDSYNARKLVRMMKDMAARGKTILCTIHQPSSEVFAMFDKLLLLAEGRVAYMGSSSGALEFLDSLGHKCPSTFNPADYYIHTLAVLPGHEHRSRERIKRICDNFAVSAYSKDIDITIQYQDNMCISQSDSGASSQEDHFFRSIPQKPNWLVQFWWLTWRSLVDSYRNPAIHSIRIMQKILIAFLVGVCYTNVTLNQAGIQDIEGVLFIFITENTFPSLYGVLNIFPQELPLFLREYKNGIYRADTYYLSKMVALIPGFIVDPVVFCIICYWMVGLQRHAYHFFMTILITIFTANTASACGSMFSAMFESIPYIMLFLIPFDVVLLISGGLFINLSSMPWYIGWVKYLSWFMYSNEALTVTQWSDVTNITCEMPPGVPCISNGQQVIKEYAFNASHLHYDFGLLTLLYIGFHLLGFLGLYLRARKK; via the exons ATGAGCGACACCTGGAGTGACCTCGGCGTCGATGACATCCGTCGACGCCGACACTCCCTTCCGACGGAGGAGTTCAGGGTGGCCGGCAACCCTAACCCTCTCGGCATTCCCTTCTACAGGAACCTGCCGGTGATGGGgatggagcaggaggagagggcgTCCCTCCTGGGCTCTCAACAGTACGTGTACCAATCGTCCGGCTCTGACACCTACTCCGGGGATTTCTTCGATGAG GAGGAGGCCGGGGACTCCTCGGGCCTCGTGAAGCAGTCGGGCCTCGGGTACGGCACCTGGAGGGCACCCGACGAGGGCATCACACTCACATGGAGGGACCTGAGCGTGTACGTGCCACAGAAGAGGAACTGGTTCAGGAGCGACGCGGGACATCGGCCCTTCAAGCGAGTGCTCAACAATG TGTCTGGCGCCGTCCGTCCTGGCAGTTTGGTGGCTCTCATGGGTTCGAG TGGCGCCGGGAAATCCACCCTCATGAACGCCCTCGCTCACCGCACGCCCGGGGGAGTCATCGTCGACGGGGAGATCCTCGTGAACAGCCGCCGAGCCAGCCGCGCGATGGCGTCCCTGGCAGGATACGTGCACCAGGATGACCTTTTCGTTGGCTCGCTCACGGTGAAGGAGCATCTCATGTTTATG GCCCGACTGAGGATGGACCGACGGAGGACGCAGAAGCAGCGGATGGCGCGCGTGCTGGAGCTCATGAAGGAACTCGGTCTCCTGAAGACGCAGAACACGCGGATCGGCACGCCGGGGCAGGACAAGTCCCTgtcggggggggagaggaagcgcCTGGCGTTCGCGACGGAG attCTCACCGACCCGCCCTTGCTCTTCTGTGACGAGCCAACGACGGGCCTCGACTCGTACAACGCCCGAAAACTCGTGAGGATGATGAAGGACATGGCAGCCCGGGGCAAGACCATCCTGTGCACGATCCACCAGCCTTCCTCCGAGGTCTTCGCCATGTTCGACAAGCTGCTGCTGCTGGCCGAGGGGCGCGTGGCGTACATGGGGTCATCGTCGGGCGCTCTGGAGTTTCTGGACAG CCTCGGCCACAAGTGCCCCTCGACCTTCAACCCGGCTGACTACTACATCCACACGCTGGCGGTTCTTCCCGGCCACGAACACCGATCTCGCGAGCGGATCAAGAGGATCTGCGACAACTTTGCCGTATCCGCCTACTCGAAGGACATCGACATCACCATCCAGTACCAAGACAACATGTGCATTTCCCAGTCCGATTCGGGAGCGAGT TCTCAAGAGGACCACTTCTTCCGGAGTATACC ACAAAAGCCCAATTGGCTCGTCCAGTTCTGGTGGCTGACGTGGCGCTCGCTCGTCGACTCCTACAGGAACCCTGCCATTCACTCCATCAGGATCATGCAGAAAATT CTCATCGCTTTCCTCGTGGGCGTGTGCTACACCAACGTCACGCTGAATCAGGCCGGCATTCAGGACATCGAGGGCGTCCTGTTCATCTTCATCACGGAAaataccttcccttccctctacggAGTGCTGAACATCTTCCCCCAAGAACTGCCTCTGTTCCTGCGAGAGTATAAGAACGGGATATATCGGGCGGATACCTATTACCTCTCCAAGATGGTGGCGCTG ATCCCAGGCTTCATTGTAGATCCGGTCGTGTTCTGCATCATCTGCTACTGGATGGTTGGTCTACAGAGACACGCGTACCATTTCTTCATGACGATTCTGATCACAATCTTCACCGCCAACACTGCCTCGGCCTGTG GTTCCATGTTCTCCGCTATGTTTGAGAGCATCCCTTACATCATGCTGTTCCTCATTCCCTTCGATGTTGTTCTCCTCATCTCGGGAGGACTGTTCATCAACCTTTC GTCAATGCCATGGTATATTGGTTGGGTGAAGTATTTATCCTGGTTCATGTACAGCAATGAAGCACTTACTGTTACTCAGTGGTCTGATGTAACAAATATCA CATGCGAGATGCCGCCCGGTGTCCCCTGCATCAGCAACGGGCAACAAGTCATTAAAGAATATGCCTTTAATGCATCTCATCTGCATTATGACTTTGGACTCTTAACACTTCTCTACATTGGCTTCCATCTCCTTGGTTTCTTAGGGTTGTACCTACGAGCAAGAAAGAAGTGA